One region of Streptomyces leeuwenhoekii genomic DNA includes:
- the greA gene encoding transcription elongation factor GreA — MTQTSENVTWLTQEAYNKLKDELEYLTGPARTEIAAKIAAAREEGDLRENGGYHAAKEEQGKQELRVRQLTQLLENAKVGEPPASNGAVAPGMVVTIAFDGDEDDTLTFLLASREYASSEIETYSPQSPLGGGVIGHKVGENAEYELPNGKKASVKILKAEPYNG; from the coding sequence GTGACCCAGACCAGCGAGAACGTCACCTGGCTGACCCAGGAGGCGTACAACAAGCTCAAGGACGAGCTTGAGTACCTTACTGGTCCCGCGCGCACGGAGATCGCCGCGAAGATCGCCGCCGCGCGCGAGGAGGGCGACCTGCGTGAGAACGGCGGGTACCACGCGGCCAAGGAGGAGCAGGGCAAGCAGGAGCTCCGTGTGCGCCAGCTGACCCAGCTCCTCGAGAACGCCAAGGTCGGCGAGCCGCCGGCGTCGAACGGCGCGGTGGCACCGGGCATGGTGGTCACCATCGCCTTCGACGGCGACGAGGACGACACGCTGACCTTCCTGCTCGCCTCCCGCGAGTACGCGAGCTCCGAGATCGAGACCTACTCGCCGCAGTCCCCGCTGGGCGGTGGCGTCATCGGCCACAAGGTCGGCGAGAACGCGGAGTACGAGCTGCCGAACGGCAAGAAGGCCTCGGTGAAGATCCTCAAGGCCGAGCCGTACAACGGCTGA
- a CDS encoding DUF4307 domain-containing protein, translating into MSTASTRLPEGRYGRSSDERADRTLKTVGAVLAVLLLALVGYFGYHYVGKNEISAEVISFDISEDAVEVHLEVRKDAGADGYCTLRSQAESGEEVGRADFRFGGDDTRIDRVVTLRTKAQGTTAELLGCHAD; encoded by the coding sequence ATGAGCACGGCGAGCACGCGACTTCCCGAGGGCCGCTACGGCCGCTCCTCGGACGAACGGGCCGACCGCACGCTCAAGACCGTCGGCGCCGTCCTGGCGGTGCTGCTGCTCGCCCTGGTCGGCTACTTCGGCTACCACTACGTCGGCAAGAACGAGATCAGCGCCGAAGTGATCAGCTTCGACATCTCCGAGGACGCGGTCGAGGTGCATCTGGAGGTCCGCAAGGACGCCGGCGCCGACGGCTACTGCACCCTGCGCTCCCAGGCGGAGAGCGGCGAGGAGGTCGGCCGGGCCGACTTCCGCTTCGGCGGGGACGACACCCGCATCGACCGGGTCGTCACGCTCCGTACCAAGGCCCAGGGCACCACGGCCGAGCTCCTCGGCTGCCACGCCGACTGA